The genomic region TTTTGGGGATGTGAGAGCTATAAGGGAGCAGGAAAGGGAGTCAAAATGTATGACAAGATCTATTCAGCAAGTTATTCGAAAATACTGGAGGAAAATTTGCACTCATGAGCCTGCAAGCTTTGCATGGGAATGACCTGGACATTCCAGTAGGACAATAATCCAGAACACAAGGTCAAGTTGACCTGTCATTGGTTAAAGTACTAAAAAGAGAAGGTTCAGATATATTCATGTCAGTCTCCAGAACTGAATATAAACTTTAGGGGGATTTTAAAAATGCAGGATAGGTAACTCCATCTAAAGATTTAAAAGAACTGGAAGCGTTTTCTCAAGAGCAATGGGCCATTTTACTAACTGAGAAAATAAAGTGCCTCATCCGTGAGTATAAAAAAAGACTTCAAGCTGTTGTCAATGTGAAAGGGTACCCCACCTTTAACATATTACACAGCACACAATATTAGGAAATAGGTCATAAACTTTTGAtaagttttagttttatcattcatattCTCTGAATACATGaccaaaaaatctgaaattctgCCTGGGCATGTAAGCCTTTTATTTTGAGGGGGGGAGATTTACATAATTCTTCTAAATATCTGATGCTTTCTCATGTGttgaaaaattataattttttcctAGATTGACTTCTTAGTTTTgcacaattcaattaaattctgtttatttatatagcgccagttcacaacacgtcacctcaaggcactttacaaagtcaatacAATCAAATCATTCATATTAAAATCAATCAgtttccaagtcaagtacattccaattaatcctagttatcaaacaggtcagtcatattcagtttattattaaaattctgAAGCCGACGAATACAagtattcaaattggttaaaaagttttctatctaaggaaacccagcagattgcatcaagtcagtgacttgcagcattcattcctcctggatgaggatgtagagacagtggacagtcgcttgcattgtgtccctgactttgcagcaatccctcatactgagcatgcatgtagcggcagtggagaggaaaactctcttttaacaggaaaaacctcctgcagaaccagactcagtgtgagcggccatctgcaaGGACCGACTGACtcaggaatactttctatgtgagagaaaaataaaacgttAAAGGCAATAGTACCTTcttcagtggcttcatctaggagaacAACAGCTAAGCAAAAAAGCtctaagccagttttcaagtctagagtatgaaagagagcacatacagttagtcacagtagaatctcagccagtagctatgccTAGGAGAAAGAGGGTTAAACACTTCAGCAACTCAGTTAATGCAGAAATAACTTTCttacttctttttctgctaatttacCAGCATAAAAAGGCTTCATTTGTGATGCAGGTGAACAGCTTTACAGAGAAACGTCAGTGCACTAGTTTTTGCAGTGAAACCTTGTCTTTGACAACTTTGGCTCATGTTGTCTAACCTCAGTTATTTTTCCCCTTGCTGTGATGTCATGCAATGTGTAGGTGTTCTTTAAAGGTCAAGACAGGCTTGCTTTCTAGTCTGATTTATTCATAACAGTTTGTTACTTATAATGCCTTTCATTGCTGATTCATTTTGCCAATTTCAGTTTGGCAGTTAATCATGCTACAACTTTCTACTTACAAGACACAGACATAAAATTCCATATTTGTTTCCTGCTTTCTTTATGTGCATTCACAAGTAGGATCAAAGtggtttaaacatttacattacACTGATGTAATGCCCGTTAGTGAAGCATAATGATAAGAAATTCTGCATGTCGGGAAGTCCTTTTACAAGTCTCATGGAAGAGGTTGTGGACTTACTGTCTCCCCAGCTGAGGACAAAGCTTCCTTATTATTTTCATAGAAAAGGTGAGGTCTGCACAACACCTCCATAGTCTAATAAATGCTTGTCAGCATAGAGTCATGCATTGTCCCAAACCAGCTCTTCTACCCGGTTAAGAGGAAATGCACAAATCATTTATCAAAGTACGCACCGTTGTTGAAGTAATGTTTGAAATGTGGggtttatttgtttctgtgctgtTACAGTGTGCTGTATTGTTGCATAACTTTTAAAGCAGAACTTTTCTGATTGGTACCCATCCTGACACAAAAATCTACCATTTTTGTAACACCTGAAGTGTTGTAATGTGATTTCTTGTCACACTGTGTTGACTAACAGCTTCTCTcatctgtttctgcttttttgtttttataatttccTTCAAAAAAAGGGGTTAAGACACAGGAACAACTCTTCACTGAATGTTGCAAAAGCGTTAAATGTCTCTGATATCTGGCATTTTCTGCCAAGAAGACAGTATGGGCCTGCTGTTAGCTGATAGTATGTATGTTAGACTTAGATAAAAGAATATTGTCACACACGGTCACTTTTACTGAGTTTATCTGCAACAGTTAAGGAGATTTTTTATTACATCTGGTTGTAAGACGTGCAGCAAGTGTTCCTGCTTTATGGGTCTATACAGTAAAAGGCTGTAGGTTTAGCCCATATATTTAACAGTAATAACATCTATCATATTATCTGGTaaaggtttttaaattattacagTTAAACTGTTATATATCTATAGTTTACACTTCCTTAACAGaagcacaaagaaaaaacccatGATTAAAAATGTTATCTTTAAGGAAaaacatacactatattgctaTATTGCCATTTCTCTGTTTACCTTTACATGttcatgaactttgatgacatccttttCTTAATCTATGAGGTCCAATTCATCGATGGACCCATCGTTGCCAgtaatagcaactttaactattctgtaaacatcgtCCACAAGGTTTTAgaatgtgttcatagttagatgaggaacccagaattgcagcctctgctctaactcatcccaaaggtgttaaaggttgaggtcaggacgtAGAGATATACCCTTTCTACAGAAAACGTGACTTTTCTTGGTCTGAACATTTATTTCCAGTTGCAGGATGACATTTATTGTGTTTATCCAATTTGGGTCATGTTGGCCAAAATGTTACTATAGTGAGATTTAGACATTTGTTAGGCtactatttttactttttcatttctgtgttttgtatACTGTTTATCTCTTGCCATAGAAAGTACTGTGAtaattgtgttatttttctgtACAGCGTTATTGTTGGAGCTAGGGCCACCAACTACTTTGTAtaatatcttttttttccatAGATAGTACTGCTGGCTCAGTGCTTCTATGTTTAGCTGTGTCTCTGCTGTTCACACCCACTGAGAAAGCTGATGCTTCCAGATAACTTTTTgtactcttttttttctgtggaaaGTACAGTCATTAGTAAATttagttactaaaataaattaacttttaattaaaattctAATTCACCGAATAGGTCTGTACTCCAGGCCCAGTATTTATGTCATTAGCGGTCCTATTTTTCAAGACAGGTATTTTCTGATGGAGATGCTGCTGCCATCCACTTTGTGTACtgtcttttttatataaaaagtaCTCTAGATTCTATGCTTCTTTGTTTAACCATGTCTCATTCCTTGATAGATCCACTGACAAAGTTATGAATGCCAAATCATTTTGTGTACCCTTTTTTTTACATAGACAGTACTCCTAGCCCAGTGGTCCTTTCTTTAGCCATGTTTTTTCCAATCGGTGTACTTCTGGCCCAGAATTTCtttgtcaaactgtgttttttttctggttggAGCCATTGACAATATTATTACAGTCAGCTTTATTTGCTCTCAGAGCCATCATGCTTTTAGGTTGTTGGACTCATTGTTTTGTCTTACACAAAAAGTCCACCTGGATTTGTATTTCTCAAAGTTATCATATTAAAATTCAAAACCTGCAGTCAAAAGACCAATTTTACCTGTGTTTTTCCGCATTATTCATTTAACTCGATGGCAACCAAGGTTGGGTgactttggtttgttttgttttaaacgttGTCATAGTGTGCAATGGCAACATCAGCATGAGAAAGCTATTGTATGCACAGTAAAGGCATCCTGAACCAAAAAACACACGTACAATGCTTTTCAAGGTAAGATTATGTTTGACTGTAAGTCTATTTTCTGTCTTCCTCATTACACAACTCTCacaaatgcagttttatttactCATGTCTGTGAGTCACATTTTATTGTATGCAGcacaggatttttgttttgttaaaatgctaaataaaacaCGAGGCAGCTCTATTTTGGATACTTTGAGTTTAAATATTACTTGgatttcttatgtttattttatcaaaattgaactgtttatgctgtttattgtttattttagtaGTTTCTGTGTTGTTCTAATGAAGGCCTACCTTTTGCACTAACATTTGTAAATTATActgaagcaaagaaaaagaggcTTTTTCCAAAACCTAATGTCCCTCTTTTCCTCGGGCCTTATGGTTTTTATCTAGTAATATAAGTTCATAAGGTGTGATTGCAGCTGTAGGATAAGGGTCATCAGAAACAAATTACACAGTGAAAATGGATTTTCAAAGTTATTAATTATATTgcattaaaacataattaaaacattattcaaatatgttaaaatgaacatttaGGCTAGAAACTGATTCAAGATGGTTCATTCAATTTTTGTTCTCATTCTTTGTGTGTTgcgttataaaaaaaataaagctgataCGTTTACAAGGGTTGCATCATGAATGGCTATATCAACAAAGTCAAAGTTAATAACTCTAAAAAATAGGTGTGATTGAGGAAGTTTCTGTGTATTCGAGCAGAATTTTTGCTTTAGCTAGTTTAGCGACAGTGCTAATGCTAAACTTGCTGCTTGCGGCTATCTTGCATTTGAATTAATATAAAAAGTTAGTATACAGTTTTATAGATAAGCGaattaaaaaaatgctaaaCTCAAACTGACAAGCAACCAAAGCTTGTTAACCCTATAGCAGTCGTTGCCAATGAATGGCACATCTTAGCTGTGTTTGTGACTTTGTTAGAATAGATTGTCTAAATTTATTAGAACTAAAACCATACGAGCAAAATGATCTTACTACTTTGTTAAAATTTAACAAATTTACATGAGTTGAGATAAGTACAGTTTTAAAAGTGGCtggaattttaaaaaatctatttgtcCGTTTTAGTTGTTAAACTTTTATGATTTCCACtcagaaacatttaatataatctACCCAAATGAAATAACTGTTACACAATTTTTACTTGTtgaattctgtttattttattagtgCACCACTCATTTCTTCAGGCATTTGTGGAATTTATGTCCTAATTTAATATGCCATAATACAACTGCAGCTATATGATCAATGCTgtgagaaaataatttgaaataaacaaatctcTATTATCTCTCATCATCTAAAGTGTTCATCCCCAGATCTTAGTGTTAGTATGTTTGTAGCTCTTTCTGACCTACTGTTACAATAGCACCTGTTGTGCTATTGTTTATAGGTTTCTAGATAAAATCATTAGTCTTATCAGTTGACCAGAAGCTGTAACTGATCAGCTCAAAACGGCGTTTTGTGCAACACATTGATACGGAAGAAGGAAATGCATTTCCTGACAGTAGCCTCATCAGCTCATCCCCTAAAAGGGGCAAGGCCTTGGGATAATCCACTGAATATAAGGAGGGCCACAGTGTTAAACACAGCATCACAACCTCCAGATCTCAAAGAGCATCTTAACAAGCCACAGAAGCCATCACAGACACAGGtagaaagatttattttaatccACAGAGAAAATGGTTctaattttgatgcatttcTTTAACCTACTAACTTTATTtggatgttctgtttttagagATGCTTCTCTCTGTTATTTTTATCCTGGGCCTTAGCCTGGTGCCAGGCAACTCTAAACCTACAGGTAAATCTCTTACAAGACAGCTTTTTTTACACGTTTGCTCTTTTAATACATGACATTGaaattatttaacttatttttcaGGGGAAAGACTCGGCAGTCCTTTTCTCCAGCAATGCTTTGACGAAGCAAAAAAAATCGTAGATGACGCATACAAGTACTCCAGAGAGGAGTGAGTTCATCATGCTTAATTATATAGAATGAGAAGCTGTATTTTTCTGCACAGCTCAGAATTTCTTGTTCAACTCAGAAACATTGCCATCCTCTGTCCTACAGGAGCCTCAGAAGGGTCCGCAGGGACCAGGTGAAGCCGCATGATGCTCTTCGTCTTCTCAAGCAGCCCCGTGGTGACACTCGTTCAGCTGTGCGTTCTGCTGACTACATGGCACAGACTCTCCGTTTGGTCCAGGAGAAAGTACATCGTGTGCACAAGCGCTCCCTGAACGCAACAGGTCAGACACAGTCACAGCTAAGTCTTTCATTTTCTGGTTAGGAGTCTCGTATGTACTGTTTACCGATGTGATTTAAAATCTATCAGGAAACATGGATCTTTGATCTGTTTCTTTCAGATTTGCTCACAGACCAAGATATGAGAGAACTTGCAAGGATAACTGGATGTGAGGCTCGAATGAGGAATCCATCATGTCACACCACACCAAATATCAACAAGTATCGCACAGCCACCAGTGTCTGCAACAACCTGTACGTTTTAACCCGGAataaaaattttctttaatttaaaacatcagttttccATACTAATTGATCGGCTATCTTAATAACTTGTTCCTATGACTAAATGTAGAGTTTGTTTCTGCAAAGCATTATTTTAAGAAGTTCCTTTTTGGACCGATTAGATGAACTTACTTTCTAGAGAGCTGCTTGTGAAATGCAGATGAACATCTTTCTCCATGCACCACAAAAGATGTGTTCACTTCTGTGGGATTTCAAAAGCACCATTTCCAAACTTGAACCTTCTACATCTGTTTTGTAGAAATAACCCTCGCCTTGGAGCTTCTAACACCCCATTCACCCGCTGGCTGCCCTCTGAGTACGACGACTGCATCTCCCAACCAAAAGGATGGGACAGAAACCGCAAATTCAACAACTTCTTGCTCCCTCTGGTACCACCTAAGTTTCCAAAGTCTTGATTCATTTAGTCAAATCtttgttttaggtttaaaaattaaatacctTGCTCCACCCTTTCAGGTGCGACAGGTGTCCAACAACATCCTGAGCACAACAGACGCAGGCATTGTCAACGACACAGAGTACACTCACATGGTGACCTTGTTTGGCCAGTGGAACGATCATGACCTGACCTTTACGCCATTCTCGCCCAGCATACGCTCCTTTAGTAGCGGGCTGAACTGCGATGAGAGTTGCGAGCACAGTGAACCATGCATTCCTATCCCGGTTGGTATCAAAATTCAAACCAAATTGTAAAACTTTGCTTTCACCCTTCTGTTCATTTACTCAAAACTCATGCTTTTCATACAATCAGATCCCCCCTGGAGACCCCCGAATTCCCTCCCGCCCAGACACCTGCATCCCTGCCTTTAGATCTGCCCCTGCCTGCGGAACGGGTTACTCTGCATTTAATTTCGGTGGAGAACCCAGCAAGAGGGAGCAGATCAATTCACTGACGGCCTTTCTGGATCTGGGGCAGGTGTATGGCTCTGATGAGAAGCTTGCTCTGAACCTTCGCAACCTCACAAGCAATGATGGCCTGCTGCGCGTCAACACTGAATTCAGGGACAACGGTCGTGAACTGTTGCCATTCCACTCCCTGCAGGTGCAAATGTGTGCCACCCGCAGAAGAGTCACCAATGATACCAATGCCAGGGAGGTGCCCTGTTTTATTGCAGGTTTGTGACATTCTAAAAGGAAATGTAAGTTTATTTAGTAAATTTGACAGCTAAAAGACAAAATTTGttacatttcaaaatatttttaaaatccaCTCACTcaactaaataatttaaattccaACAAATTTTAATGATCATTTGCTCATCTGGAGcatgaaaacaaatttgaatttattattaattaaggCATAAAActttaatgaaacaaacaaaaacgaGGTAATACTTAAACCGTTATTgacaaccaataaaaaaaaaagggataatAAACATGCCTCCTGATAACCACATCTGATGTGGTGTTTATTGGCAACCACTACCTCAGGGTTAAGAAGCTCAGCCTGCTAGGATGTATGACTTTAGCATTAGCACTTTTACTAATATTACTAAATCAGTTATAACGTTTTTCTCATTCAGCAAGAAAATTAAAACTGCCGAATAAAGCAAACCCCACTAGTGCACATTTCAAGATCCATTCATCTCtaatgtttaaaattaattaaacgCATTATCCAAAAATTCTAGATATGCGTCATTTGCAGCTCATGATGTCTTCCTAAGGTGCttccaaaagaaaaatgtcagcAGAAAATGAACTGTGGCTGTATTTCTGTGCAGGTGATGCCCGCGTGGACGAGAACATCGCCCTGACATCCATCCACACCCTGTTCATGCGTGAACACAACCGTTTGGCTCGTCAGCTGAAGAGGCTGAACCCACAATGGGACAGTGAGACACTCTACCAAGAGGCCCGTAAGATCATGGGTGCTTACACCCAGGTAATAGAACCCAAGAGTCAATGAGGATTCACATTTTCCCCAAACCCTGTGTTGTTTACTCatatgctgtgttttttttttttttatgtcagctgtttgtattgAGGGACTATCTGCCTCACATTGTGGGTCCTGATACGATGAGCAGACTGCTCGGACCTTACCGTGGCTACAACAGCAATGTTGACCCCAGCATCGCGAATGTCTTTGCTACGGCAGCTTACCGTTTCGCTCACCTGGCAATCCAGCCAGTTTTGTTCCGACTGGATGCAAACTACAAAGAGCACCCTCAGTTCCCCAGTGTCTCCCTGTACAGAGCTTTCTTCACTCCCTGGAGAATCATCTTTGAGGGTGTGCAGCACAGAGATATTGTCAGCAATCCTGTCATTGTGTTTTAGGATGAAACCATAATTGTTTTCTTAACACTCTCCAGGTGGAGTTGACCCTCTGCTGCGTGGTCTGTTAGGCCGTCCTGCTAAACTGGGCACCCAGGACCACATGATGGTGGACGCTCTGAGGGAGAGGTTGTTCCAGTTTGTCCAGCACCTGGCTCTGGACCTGGGTTCTCTGAACATGCAGAGGGGTCGTGATCATGGCCTGCCTGGTACGTGGTTTACTTATTCTACCCTCTAGCCGGGAATCTAAACCTGGAATCTGACTCAATCCTCAAAGATCTAATTCTTCActgtcttttaatttaataaatgtttcttgTTAAGTATATGCCCACTATTTTAAACAATAACCAGACAAATCAAAATGTCTTCAACAATATAATTTAGTGATGGTTAAATTTTGGTTaaacaaattgtatttttttaatgtgattcataaataaaatggatttgaATTTGGATTTGGATCATTTCATATGAACAGCAGCCTTATCCATAACCCACCAAGTTTTCATTGAAAATGGGAAAACCTTAGTCACCTTTTTGAAGTCATTAACTTTATTAGTCTTACTCAGCAAAACTAACTAACTAAAgccatatttttttcattacatACTGAAAAGCACCGAACATTTCTATTTGCCTTTGTTAACATTTTACACTTCGGCTAGTGCCCAAATAATCCTAAATGGGCATCACATCTGAGCCCGCTGATGCTTTCAGCAACACAAACCGTCTGGGACGTCTGGTCCCAAATGGGATTATTTGTCATAAAGAGAAGGCTGTCCACTTTTTATGTATTAATTTACTGTCTgtactaaactgaact from Girardinichthys multiradiatus isolate DD_20200921_A chromosome 8, DD_fGirMul_XY1, whole genome shotgun sequence harbors:
- the mpx gene encoding eosinophil peroxidase, which encodes MLLSVIFILGLSLVPGNSKPTGERLGSPFLQQCFDEAKKIVDDAYKYSREESLRRVRRDQVKPHDALRLLKQPRGDTRSAVRSADYMAQTLRLVQEKVHRVHKRSLNATDLLTDQDMRELARITGCEARMRNPSCHTTPNINKYRTATSVCNNLNNPRLGASNTPFTRWLPSEYDDCISQPKGWDRNRKFNNFLLPLVRQVSNNILSTTDAGIVNDTEYTHMVTLFGQWNDHDLTFTPFSPSIRSFSSGLNCDESCEHSEPCIPIPIPPGDPRIPSRPDTCIPAFRSAPACGTGYSAFNFGGEPSKREQINSLTAFLDLGQVYGSDEKLALNLRNLTSNDGLLRVNTEFRDNGRELLPFHSLQVQMCATRRRVTNDTNAREVPCFIAGDARVDENIALTSIHTLFMREHNRLARQLKRLNPQWDSETLYQEARKIMGAYTQLFVLRDYLPHIVGPDTMSRLLGPYRGYNSNVDPSIANVFATAAYRFAHLAIQPVLFRLDANYKEHPQFPSVSLYRAFFTPWRIIFEGGVDPLLRGLLGRPAKLGTQDHMMVDALRERLFQFVQHLALDLGSLNMQRGRDHGLPGYNAWRRFCGLSQPRNQAELAQVLMNADLARKMLELYGSPENIDVWLGGVAEPFVPGGRVGPLFACLIATQFQKIRQGDRLWYESPGVFTQRQRQALSAVTLSRVICDNTGITSVPTDAFSTKTRLVQCSTLRRLDLSAWRETPSGFALSSDREDITQTDELNNLDPLDPQDPQYLQDPLDPLNPVDLQDPVDLQDPLDLQDSMEVETNEIQ